gtttcttcactccccccgtcacccggcagcattgaagtgcaggcaaatatggacgagatcgtccatattggcctgcatgtacagcccacgggaccagcgatgaacgagcgcggggccgcgcatcgttcatcgttggagcctccacactgcacgatatgaacgttatctcgttcattaatgaacgagatcgttcatatcgtgcagtcatgtcggccagtgtgtagggcagggctggccaaaccggtcctcgagatctaccaacggttcacattttccagaccacctagctggtgcatagGTGTAGTCAatactaattaagatgtgatggATTCATTACTAacagacaattctacagatctccaggaggcctggaaaacatgaactgttggtagatctcgaggaccggtttggccagccctggtgtaggGCATAACAAGTTATACAAAATGCAATCGCACATAAAAAGTGAACAAGTACAGGCAAGAGGGGCAGTTGTGAGACGTGTAGAGAGAGCCCATCCCTGAGAGGTTACAGACCAGGGGTCGGCAACGCCTGCCTCCCTGCCAGGCAGAACACTTTtaagcatacttcccaacatggccctctccaggactgacagaatgctctgctcctggacttccctcttaatgtatgattgccatcacctgtgctgaaacaccttccttatccattaacctatttaacacaggtgccggcaatcataaattaatagaaaagtgcagaagcagagcattgtgtccctcctggagagagtcatcttgggaggtatgcttttaaggggtacatttactaagcagtgataagagcggagaagtgagccagtggagaagttgcccatggcaaccaatcagtactgaagtaacatctataatttgcatactataaaatgatatagagctgctgattggttgatggggaaatttctccactggctcacttctccgttcttatcactgcttagtaaatgtaccccttagtgtcaTGGCATCAGGCTGCTTCCAGCTgtggagagagagacaaagaaagtggagaagttgcccacggcaaccaatcagctgctacttatatttttatagaatgcagttgatagatgttacttcaaaactgattggttgccatggccaacttctccactcttcactgttTTATAAATTTCCCCCACTAACAGCAAAGTGCTGCATTCTGTTAGTCCATAGCTTCATAAATTCAGTCCTCAGGATCCCCCTTGTCAATGTTTCCCAGGTAGCCCAGCAGGTGCAcacgtgtactcattactcacagacacattacaataaatccacaggtggagctaattacttcacttgcgaCTCtatatgaggagacctggaaaacatgcactgtgtggggtcctgaggaccgagtttgaaaaccagcGTGCTAGTCTATCACCCTACCTAAATCTTATGACTAGTTATTTTGGGTGAGCCTTTATTGCATTCAATTCATTAATAAAATAGgagatatattttatttaaaaaaaaaacatttttgttttatcaagttgttttgtttttctatttcAAATATGTTTTTGTAGTTTATTCACAAATTCTTATTCTTGTCAACCCGCTTACAAACGCCTGCAGCAGCCTAGACACACGGAGCCGTGTACCACAGCGCAGTAACGGAGAGTTATACTGAGACCCTGAGGAAGATGAAATGAATCTGCAGACTGCAGTAAGCAAACAGCGCTATAATACAGTACTCACTGAGCGGCGTAGGCAGGCTGAGGCAACACGCGCCGGAGATCTGTCTCTGTCCACTAGAGGCTAGCAGTCTCTCCTAATACAACAGTAGGGAACGCTACAGTATATCGGGGTCAGGTGACCGCCACGGCGTATCCCCAGCTACGTCAGAATCTGGAAGTAGCGGCAGCGGCCATTTGCAGAGAGCCCGGGATTATGCTACAGCAATATTATTCACTGCCTGCAGACACACACGTCTGCTGTAGTAGGGACACGTATAGAACACGGAAGTTTGAAGTCATCCTCTAGTGCCCACTGGCCGCGTTCCCctcggtaacatagacacaaccctcctCGTAGTCTCTCAGGCTTGGCGGGTAAAATAAACGTTTCTCTCGCTGCGTACCGTACCTGCAGACAGCAAGGACCGTGCCTCCCTCCCCGGCGACATGGCTGAGCGGGCCCTCACCGAGGAGCTGACCTGCCCCGTCTGTCTGGCAACCTACCAGGACCCGGTCAACCTGGGCTGCGGCCACTGCTTCTGCAGACACTGCATCACCAAGGCGCTCGTCTTCCAGAAGGAGCAGGGGAGAGCGTACTCCTGCCCCATGTGCCAGGCAGTGTACGAGGACTACCCCAGCCTGCAGAGGAACCTGCAGCTCTGCAGCATTGTGGAGAACTATAATGCGCTGCAGGAGAGCCGTGAGCCCAGTGAGGTTCCCTGCAGCTACTGCCTGGGTGTCCCCAACAGAGCGGCGAAGACCTGTTTGACCTGCGAGGTGTCCCTGTGCCAGCAGCACCTGGAGAGGCACAGCAGCAAGAAGGGCCACATCCTGCTGGAGCCCGGGCAGTCGCTGCAGGAGAGGAAGTGCAGCGAGCACAACAAGCTGCTGGAGTACTACTGCCAGGGGGACGAGAGCTGCATCTGTGTCACCTGCTACATCGCCGGCGCCCACTCTGGACACACCATCGTCACATTAAAGCAGGCGCAAGAGCAAAAGAGAGCTACCATGTCCCAGACCGCTGCCAGCCTGACTGATAGGGTGGATAGTCTAGCCAAGGACATAGGTGCCCTGCACGAAGGCCTAGCAAAGGTAAAGGAGAACACAGTTCAGCTTTCTAAGGCCCTGAAGGATCAGGCTGACAAAATAATTGCTAAAGTGTGGTCCCTGTTTGATGAGATTATAGACACGGTCATTGAAAAGGGAGAGCAGTCTGTGTCCCAGGTGACTGCTCTGGCAAAGCAGATGGAGGATACCAAAGGAAATCTGATACAAATTCTAGAGGAATTAAACACACTGAGGGAACAAGCGGATGCCCTGATTTTTCTGAAGGATTACTCAAGAGTACAGGAACGGATCGAACAGCAAAATGTACAAATCAACACATTGCATGTCCTGGACCTGAAAGTTGATCCGCAAATGATTCAAATGATAGAAAACAATACTTCTGATAATATTTCCCATCTCCGGTGTGTTCTGAATCACGTAGAGACTATTCTCTCTACACAGATCCAGCAGCTTGTACGCGTCGGAGGACACCAGGCTGTTCCAAATACTCCAAATCAGACTGAAGATTCTGAAGGAAGCAAGTTCTGGTCAAGTAGAAATCAGACTGTATATTCCGGAGGATTTGGTTTCGGTACAAAAGCTCCACATCAGACTCTAGGTTTCGGAGGACACAGACCCCATGCGTTTCAGCCTGTCACTACTGCCAGCTTGGTGGAACCTAAGAAAATGATTTTAACTTTTAACCAGAATTTATACAAACACTGTAACTTCAATATGGTGGTTTCAAATGGCAACAAAACAGTAACTGCCAGTCATATGAATATGATGTATAAGAAAGCAATTTGTAAGTGTAAACTTTCTATAATTCTGAATTGCCCCATTACAAAAAACATGGATCCTAGCCCAGTGTACTCTCTATTTGATGTCACTAAATCCACTAACTGGAGTGTAGGAGTCCAAAACGGATTCTCGCAGTGGTACTTAAAGAGTGACGGAGGCAATCTTTCATATGAATCAAAAACCACCCTTCTGCTGGGGAAACATGTTGTTAATATATTAAAAATGCAGTTGGACTTTCAAGACAATATACTAGGCTTTTATGATGCATCAGCATTAAAAGATATACCTTTATTAGTATGTAAATGTGACAGTGTCTTTACAGATACTATGGTTTATGGCTTTGGGGACCAAAGAAGTCTATTTAACCATAACTTTCAAAAATCTGTAAACATTGGAGTTGGTCTTCTAAATGGCTCATTGACCCTGCTTTAAGAATTTTGAAACGGAATTGTAAAGAGCCAGTAACCAATCACCCCAATTTCAACTTGTTCAAGGTTTTTATGTATGATTATTTTGAATGTGGTGTTTTTAATTTAATGTTCTATAAGACAATAAACTACGCCAGCAAAGTGAAATTAGCTTGTTGAATGATCACTAAAAAGTACTACACTCGGTGGTTCCAAAACTATATTGAATCATGCCATCccagagtattagaatttttttttcactgcatccctaggctaaaagtttgttatggaaaaatatattaaataagtccttaggttcagttatgtggggagggacaggatttgctgttgttggtccacatattttatgattagatgccacaagcactggttttgcctatgacattgaccataatggtcctggactaccaacccagggcatccctgcaagtgccAGAAGGCACCCAGCTTGGGAACTAGGCAAACTATTTTTATGAAAGTGTGGAGTGCTACTATGGGCTGTGATTGGCTGAATGTGTTTGAATTCACGAATGTCATTATTTGAATAGACGGGAAGAGGTTAACTCCTTAGACCTTAATCGCAGTGTAAAGAATAAATGGaaacaaaaacttaaaaaaaacaacAGATGCAAACTCATTTATTGAATCTAATAACACCATATGAACTGACTTGAGGGGATTCCCTTCAGTCCGTATATAAGAGCAGATTAACCAAATGTCTGATTGCAAAAGGGGGTATAAAAAGGTGGAGAAACTGTTTTTTACTAAAGAAAAAATATCTTAAAAATAAGCCAAAGAAAGAACCACATAAGAATATGCACTGGTCCTTTGTTTTATGCTATAATTCACTACATAAATAGAACAGccatggccaacgcgtggctcttaagccgcatgcggctctttctttattcaaatgtggctcccaacactcagtcacctgaccacaacaaatcctggaaactggtgcactccagccagacacacagcaccaCTACggcaactgaaaactgagggagccagatactgggctgtactaACATATgaaggtgggctggagtgacacagaaggatcctggcaggagagacttaatgggggagctgactggagtgacaaaggagggtgctggcaggagtgacacatggaggagctg
The Pseudophryne corroboree isolate aPseCor3 chromosome 4, aPseCor3.hap2, whole genome shotgun sequence DNA segment above includes these coding regions:
- the LOC134909666 gene encoding E3 ubiquitin/ISG15 ligase TRIM25-like, whose amino-acid sequence is MAERALTEELTCPVCLATYQDPVNLGCGHCFCRHCITKALVFQKEQGRAYSCPMCQAVYEDYPSLQRNLQLCSIVENYNALQESREPSEVPCSYCLGVPNRAAKTCLTCEVSLCQQHLERHSSKKGHILLEPGQSLQERKCSEHNKLLEYYCQGDESCICVTCYIAGAHSGHTIVTLKQAQEQKRATMSQTAASLTDRVDSLAKDIGALHEGLAKVKENTVQLSKALKDQADKIIAKVWSLFDEIIDTVIEKGEQSVSQVTALAKQMEDTKGNLIQILEELNTLREQADALIFLKDYSRVQERIEQQNVQINTLHVLDLKVDPQMIQMIENNTSDNISHLRCVLNHVETILSTQIQQLVRVGGHQAVPNTPNQTEDSEGSKFWSSRNQTVYSGGFGFGTKAPHQTLGFGGHRPHAFQPVTTASLVEPKKMILTFNQNLYKHCNFNMVVSNGNKTVTASHMNMMYKKAICKCKLSIILNCPITKNMDPSPVYSLFDVTKSTNWSVGVQNGFSQWYLKSDGGNLSYESKTTLLLGKHVVNILKMQLDFQDNILGFYDASALKDIPLLVCKCDSVFTDTMVYGFGDQRSLFNHNFQKSVNIGVGLLNGSLTLL